The following proteins are co-located in the Gordonia polyisoprenivorans genome:
- a CDS encoding cytochrome c oxidase subunit 4, with translation MKIEARLFELLTAFFFLAGVIYTLCTAFTSHGVEWVGVVGMYFSAGLTLIAGTYFRFVARRVEIRPEDYEDADIEDGAGELGFFSPHSWWPILLAASAAMFAIGFATGNIWFCIFAAACIIAAAAGMVFEYHVGPEKH, from the coding sequence GTGAAGATCGAAGCCCGGCTCTTCGAGCTCCTGACGGCCTTCTTCTTCCTCGCCGGTGTGATCTACACGCTGTGCACGGCATTCACCTCGCACGGCGTGGAATGGGTCGGCGTGGTCGGCATGTACTTCAGTGCTGGTCTGACCTTGATCGCCGGAACCTACTTCCGATTCGTCGCGCGACGCGTCGAGATCCGTCCGGAGGACTACGAGGATGCCGACATCGAGGACGGCGCCGGTGAGCTCGGCTTCTTCAGCCCGCACTCCTGGTGGCCGATCCTGCTCGCGGCGTCGGCCGCGATGTTCGCGATCGGCTTCGCCACCGGCAACATCTGGTTCTGCATCTTCGCGGCGGCCTGCATCATCGCCGCCGCCGCCGGAATGGTCTTCGAATACCACGTAGGCCCCGAAAAGCACTGA
- a CDS encoding carbohydrate kinase family protein: protein MTIYVCGSIATDHLMKFPGKFSEQLLGDHLDHISLSFLAEDLVVRRGGVGGNICYAMGELGGAPVLVGAVGSDFDDYRRWLEDHGVDCRGVRVSDKHQTARFTCTTDEVMAQLAFFYPGAMSEAREITLAGVSANDAELVLIGADDPEAMVAHTNECRELGIPFAADPSQQLARLDGESARTLIDGATYLFTNEYEWGLLREKTGLTEDRVREMVGTRITTLGAGGVEIIGRDGERIHVPVVPESAKVDPTGVGDGFRAGFLTAVSKGLGFERAAQLGSMVAVLVLETVSTQDWTWDHDSAIERIEGAYGADAAAEISKVF, encoded by the coding sequence GTGACCATTTATGTGTGTGGCTCGATCGCTACCGACCATCTGATGAAGTTCCCCGGCAAGTTCTCCGAGCAGTTGCTCGGCGACCACCTCGACCACATCTCGCTGAGCTTCCTCGCCGAGGACCTCGTCGTCCGGCGCGGTGGCGTCGGCGGCAACATCTGCTACGCGATGGGCGAACTCGGTGGGGCCCCGGTCCTCGTCGGCGCCGTCGGGTCGGACTTCGACGACTACCGGCGCTGGCTGGAGGATCATGGCGTCGACTGCCGCGGTGTGCGGGTGTCGGACAAGCATCAGACCGCCCGATTCACCTGCACCACCGACGAGGTCATGGCGCAGTTGGCGTTCTTCTATCCCGGTGCGATGAGCGAGGCCCGCGAGATCACGCTTGCCGGGGTCTCCGCGAACGACGCCGAGCTCGTCCTCATCGGCGCCGACGACCCCGAGGCGATGGTCGCGCACACCAACGAATGCCGAGAACTGGGCATCCCCTTCGCCGCCGACCCCTCCCAGCAGCTCGCCCGTCTCGACGGGGAGTCCGCCCGCACCCTGATCGACGGCGCCACCTACCTGTTCACCAACGAGTACGAGTGGGGTCTGCTCCGCGAGAAGACCGGTCTCACCGAGGACCGCGTCCGAGAGATGGTCGGCACCCGCATCACCACCCTCGGCGCCGGCGGTGTCGAGATCATCGGCCGCGACGGCGAGCGTATCCACGTACCGGTGGTTCCCGAGTCGGCCAAGGTCGATCCGACCGGTGTCGGTGACGGCTTCCGTGCCGGTTTCTTGACCGCCGTGAGCAAGGGCCTCGGCTTCGAACGCGCCGCCCAGCTCGGGTCGATGGTCGCGGTGCTCGTCCTCGAGACGGTCTCCACCCAGGACTGGACCTGGGACCACGACTCGGCGATCGAACGCATCGAGGGGGCCTACGGCGCCGATGCGGCCGCCGAGATCAGCAAGGTGTTCTAG
- the ctaC gene encoding aa3-type cytochrome oxidase subunit II, whose amino-acid sequence MIKRFGIVAILAVGAVVMTGCSGDEIVRFGWPVGVTPQAESMRHLWTWSVIAALLMGILVWGLIFWTITFHRHKEGQDEFPRQTAYNVPLELTYTAIPFVIIAVLFYFTVIVQTDVEKKTNDPKVVVDVTAFQWNWKFGYRQAEVNGQEKQFPSTLGNPFDLQVQQNTHDGEPLPGPANGRDDDIRNYLRFDKIETIGSSTEIPILVLPTDQRIQFELAAADVVHSFWVPEFLFKRDVLPFPEQNHTDNVFQIEKIERTGAFVGRCAEMCGTYHSMMNFEVRAVSPQDFDRYITYRDLHPQATNAQALESICQQPESVVTVPFDTRRKSNGTATATGDPNNTRLAGCTIKESDFQ is encoded by the coding sequence ATGATCAAGCGGTTCGGCATCGTCGCGATCCTCGCCGTCGGAGCTGTAGTGATGACGGGCTGCAGTGGCGACGAGATCGTGCGGTTCGGCTGGCCGGTCGGTGTTACCCCGCAGGCCGAGTCGATGCGCCACCTGTGGACCTGGTCGGTCATCGCGGCGTTGCTGATGGGCATCCTGGTGTGGGGTCTGATCTTCTGGACCATCACCTTCCATCGTCACAAGGAAGGCCAGGACGAGTTTCCGCGGCAGACCGCCTACAACGTCCCGCTGGAGCTGACCTACACGGCCATCCCGTTCGTCATCATCGCGGTGCTGTTCTACTTCACCGTCATCGTGCAGACCGACGTGGAGAAGAAGACCAACGACCCGAAGGTCGTCGTCGACGTCACCGCCTTCCAGTGGAACTGGAAGTTCGGATATCGCCAGGCCGAGGTCAACGGCCAGGAGAAGCAGTTCCCGAGCACGCTGGGCAACCCGTTCGACCTGCAGGTCCAGCAGAACACCCACGACGGCGAACCGCTGCCCGGACCGGCCAACGGCCGCGACGACGACATCCGCAACTACCTGCGGTTCGACAAGATCGAGACCATCGGTAGCTCCACCGAGATCCCGATCCTGGTCCTGCCGACCGATCAGCGCATCCAGTTCGAGCTGGCCGCCGCCGACGTCGTGCACTCCTTCTGGGTGCCGGAGTTCCTGTTCAAGCGTGACGTGCTGCCCTTCCCCGAGCAGAACCACACCGACAACGTCTTCCAGATCGAGAAGATCGAGCGGACCGGTGCGTTCGTCGGGCGTTGTGCGGAAATGTGCGGCACCTACCACTCGATGATGAACTTCGAGGTGCGGGCGGTCTCGCCGCAGGACTTCGACCGGTACATCACGTATCGGGATCTTCATCCTCAGGCCACCAATGCCCAAGCGCTGGAATCGATCTGCCAGCAGCCCGAGTCGGTGGTGACGGTTCCGTTCGACACCCGCCGCAAGAGCAATGGCACCGCCACGGCGACCGGCGACCCGAACAACACGCGGCTGGCAGGCTGCACGATCAAGGAGAGTGACTTCCAGTGA
- the asnB gene encoding asparagine synthase (glutamine-hydrolyzing) produces MCGLLGLLTPDGSAATAVDLIAEACHCMRHRGPDEPGTWHDEHLVFGFNRLSIIDIEHSHQPLRWGPPDSPERYALVFNGEIYNYLEIRAELAADEQAVFRTEGDGEAIVAAFHHWGPDAVRRLRGMFAFAIWDTDTGALFLARDPFGIKPLFLATGPGGTAFGSEKKSLLELLDRLELSTDLDPRAIEHYTELQYVPEPETLHAAVRRLESGCHATVRPGQSPSVTRYFTPQFGVRPVTDATRQKRYDEIADVLSDSVAKHMRADVTVGSFLSGGIDSTAIAALAIRHNPDLITFTTGFERDGYSEIDVAAESAEAIGARHIIKVVNETEFIDAIGKIVWYLDDPVADPALVPLYFVAAEARKHVKVVLSGEGADELFGGYTIYKEPLSLSAFDKLPRMLRRAAGKVSDRIPEGTRGKSLLHRGSLTLEERYYGNARSFDDARLRAVLVDYRPEWTHTDVTAPIYARSEGWDPVARMQHIDLFTWLRGDILVKADKMTMANSLELRVPFLDPEVFAVAETLPFDEKIAHGTTKYALRKALEQIVPPHVLHRKKLGFPVPIRHWLAGGEMYDWAHETISHSQTEHLLNKPAVLAMLAEHREGAVDNSRRLWTVLIFMVWHAIFVEKSLVPEITDHTYPVRL; encoded by the coding sequence GTGTGTGGCTTGCTCGGTCTGCTGACCCCCGACGGATCGGCGGCCACCGCCGTCGACCTCATCGCCGAAGCCTGCCACTGCATGCGACACCGCGGGCCCGACGAGCCGGGCACCTGGCATGACGAACACCTCGTCTTCGGGTTCAACCGGCTCTCGATCATCGACATCGAGCATTCGCACCAGCCACTGCGGTGGGGTCCCCCGGACAGCCCGGAACGTTACGCACTCGTCTTCAACGGTGAGATCTACAACTATCTGGAGATCCGCGCCGAGCTCGCCGCCGACGAACAGGCGGTCTTCCGTACCGAAGGCGACGGCGAGGCGATCGTCGCGGCCTTCCACCACTGGGGCCCCGACGCGGTGCGCCGGCTGCGCGGCATGTTCGCCTTCGCCATCTGGGACACCGACACCGGAGCGCTGTTCCTGGCACGTGATCCGTTCGGCATCAAACCCCTGTTCCTCGCCACCGGTCCCGGCGGAACGGCCTTCGGCAGCGAGAAGAAGAGCCTGCTGGAACTGCTCGATCGGCTCGAGCTGTCGACCGATCTCGATCCGCGCGCGATCGAGCACTACACCGAACTGCAGTACGTCCCGGAACCGGAAACCCTGCATGCCGCGGTCCGGCGTCTGGAATCCGGGTGCCACGCGACGGTGCGGCCCGGTCAGTCCCCCTCGGTGACCCGATACTTCACCCCGCAATTCGGGGTCCGTCCGGTCACCGACGCCACACGTCAGAAACGCTACGACGAGATCGCCGACGTCCTCTCCGATTCGGTCGCCAAGCACATGCGCGCCGACGTGACGGTCGGCTCGTTCCTCTCCGGCGGGATCGACTCCACCGCGATCGCCGCGTTGGCGATCCGCCACAACCCGGATCTCATCACCTTCACCACCGGCTTCGAGCGCGACGGCTACTCCGAGATCGACGTCGCCGCCGAATCCGCCGAGGCGATCGGCGCGCGCCACATCATCAAGGTCGTCAACGAGACCGAGTTCATCGACGCGATCGGAAAAATCGTCTGGTACCTCGACGACCCGGTCGCCGATCCGGCACTCGTGCCCCTCTATTTCGTGGCCGCCGAGGCCCGCAAACACGTGAAGGTGGTGCTCTCCGGAGAGGGTGCCGACGAATTGTTCGGCGGCTACACCATCTACAAGGAGCCGCTGTCGCTCTCGGCGTTCGACAAGCTGCCGCGCATGCTGCGGCGCGCGGCGGGCAAGGTCTCCGACCGCATCCCCGAGGGCACCCGCGGCAAGAGCCTGCTCCATCGCGGGTCGCTGACACTGGAGGAGCGGTATTACGGCAACGCCCGTAGTTTCGACGACGCGCGGCTGCGTGCGGTCCTCGTCGACTACCGACCGGAGTGGACGCACACCGACGTCACCGCCCCGATCTACGCACGCAGCGAGGGCTGGGATCCGGTGGCCCGGATGCAGCACATCGACCTGTTCACCTGGCTGCGCGGCGACATCCTCGTCAAGGCCGACAAGATGACCATGGCCAATTCCCTGGAGTTGCGGGTTCCGTTCCTCGATCCCGAGGTGTTCGCCGTCGCCGAGACGCTTCCGTTCGACGAGAAGATCGCCCACGGCACCACCAAGTACGCGCTGCGCAAGGCTCTCGAGCAGATCGTGCCGCCACATGTGTTGCACCGCAAGAAACTCGGCTTCCCGGTGCCGATCCGGCATTGGCTGGCCGGTGGCGAGATGTACGACTGGGCGCACGAGACGATCAGCCATTCGCAGACCGAGCACCTGCTGAACAAGCCGGCCGTCCTCGCGATGCTCGCCGAGCACCGCGAGGGGGCCGTCGACAACAGCAGGCGCCTGTGGACGGTGTTGATCTTCATGGTGTGGCACGCGATCTTCGTGGAGAAGTCACTGGTGCCCGAGATCACCGACCACACGTATCCGGTGCGGCTGTGA